A genomic window from Alistipes sp. ZOR0009 includes:
- the rpmD gene encoding 50S ribosomal protein L30: MAKLKITQVRSRIGSSKVQKATLDTLGLRKMHQSVEREGTPSVLGLVQAVRHLVTVEEVK; the protein is encoded by the coding sequence ATGGCAAAGTTGAAAATTACTCAAGTTCGTAGCCGTATCGGTTCGAGCAAGGTTCAAAAAGCAACTCTTGATACACTAGGTCTCCGCAAAATGCACCAAAGCGTAGAGCGTGAAGGTACTCCTTCCGTTCTAGGCCTAGTACAAGCGGTGAGACACCTTGTAACAGTAGAGGAAGTAAAGTAG
- a CDS encoding DNA-directed RNA polymerase subunit alpha, translating to MAILAFQKPDKVIMLEATDTFGRFEFRPLEPGYGITVGNALRRILLSSLEGYAITTVKIAGVDHEFSSIPGVIEDVVKIILNLKQIRFKKIAEGVDNEKVTVTISGQNEFKAGFLSNFLTSFKVLNPDLLICRMEPDVKLQVELTIAKGRGYVPSEENRPVEAEFGVIPIDSIHTPIKNVKFAVENYRVEQKTDYEKLILEITTDGSIQPKESLKEAAKILIYHFMLFSDEKITLDSDEKFTNEEFDEEVLHMRQMLKTKLVDMDLSVRALNCLKAAEVETLGDLVKFHRNDLLKFRNFGKKSLTELDELLDSMSLSFGMDVSKYKLDKE from the coding sequence ATGGCAATACTAGCATTCCAAAAGCCCGACAAGGTAATTATGCTCGAGGCTACCGACACGTTCGGACGTTTCGAATTTCGTCCGCTTGAACCCGGTTACGGGATCACCGTAGGTAACGCACTACGACGCATTCTACTATCGTCATTAGAGGGCTATGCGATTACTACTGTTAAGATTGCCGGTGTGGATCATGAATTCTCTTCAATCCCTGGGGTTATTGAGGATGTCGTTAAAATTATCCTTAACCTAAAGCAAATTCGCTTTAAGAAAATTGCTGAAGGTGTTGATAACGAAAAGGTAACTGTTACCATCTCGGGTCAAAACGAGTTTAAAGCGGGATTCCTTTCGAACTTCCTAACCTCATTCAAGGTGCTTAACCCAGATCTTCTCATCTGCCGTATGGAGCCAGATGTTAAGCTTCAGGTTGAACTTACCATTGCAAAGGGGAGAGGCTATGTTCCTTCCGAGGAAAATAGACCTGTGGAAGCTGAATTTGGGGTGATTCCTATCGACTCCATCCATACTCCAATCAAGAACGTAAAGTTTGCAGTTGAGAACTACCGTGTAGAGCAAAAGACTGACTACGAGAAACTAATTTTAGAAATAACCACCGACGGTTCGATTCAGCCAAAAGAATCTCTTAAGGAGGCCGCTAAAATTTTGATTTACCACTTCATGCTATTCTCTGATGAAAAGATTACTCTTGATTCGGATGAAAAGTTTACCAACGAAGAGTTTGATGAAGAGGTACTTCATATGCGTCAAATGCTTAAGACTAAGTTGGTTGATATGGATCTGTCAGTTCGTGCCCTTAACTGCCTAAAGGCAGCAGAGGTTGAAACGCTGGGTGATTTGGTGAAGTTCCACCGCAACGACCTTCTGAAGTTCCGTAACTTTGGAAAGAAGTCGCTTACCGAGCTTGACGAACTGCTAGACTCTATGAGCCTATCGTTCGGAATGGACGTTTCTAAGTACAAACTTGACAAGGAATAG
- the rplQ gene encoding 50S ribosomal protein L17, producing MRHNKKINHLGRKSAHRKSLLSNLACSLILHKRITTTVAKAKALKMYVEPLITKSKEDSTHNRRMVFSYLKNKYAVSELFREVSQKIANRPGGYTRILKVGFRPGDAAEMCIIELVDYNETYTVAPSQDKKAAKTTTRRSRAKKSETAPAATDTVKEAKTEGEE from the coding sequence ATGAGACATAATAAAAAAATCAACCATTTAGGTAGAAAGAGCGCTCACCGTAAGTCGCTACTATCTAACTTGGCGTGCTCGCTAATTCTTCACAAGAGAATTACGACTACCGTAGCTAAGGCGAAAGCTCTTAAGATGTACGTTGAGCCTCTTATCACTAAGTCGAAGGAGGATTCAACCCACAATCGCCGTATGGTATTCAGCTACCTAAAGAACAAGTATGCAGTATCTGAGCTTTTCCGTGAGGTTTCTCAGAAGATTGCTAACCGTCCAGGTGGTTATACCCGTATCTTGAAGGTTGGATTCCGTCCAGGTGATGCTGCAGAAATGTGCATCATCGAGCTTGTAGATTACAACGAAACCTACACTGTAGCTCCATCTCAAGATAAGAAGGCTGCTAAGACTACAACTCGTCGTAGCCGTGCCAAAAAATCAGAAACAGCACCTGCTGCTACCGACACTGTTAAGGAAGCAAAAACTGAAGGTGAAGAGTAG
- the secY gene encoding preprotein translocase subunit SecY — protein MKALIQTLKNIFKIEDLKKRILYTLGILVIYRLGSFVVIPGVDPNMLANLQNQASAGLMGLLNMFSGGAFGHASIFALGIMPYISASIVVQLLAIAVPYFQRLQREGESGRRKLNQITRYLTVGILLIQAPAYLANLHAQLPVDAFVLTGAFFTIQATITLIAGTMFVMWLGEKITEKGIGNGISLIIMIGIVARLPFSFWSEIESRLGANAVGGLIMLVVELVFLFLVFSATIALVQATRKVPVQYAKRIVGNKQYGGVRQYIPLKINAAGVMPIIFAQAIMFIPMMFTRFNSDIASSIGMAFSDYTGFWYNFTFAILVIAFTYFYTAITVNPLMMAEDMKKNGGFIPGVKPGKKTVEYLDTIMSRITLPGSIFLALIAILPSFAMKLGISNQFAHFFGGTSLLILVGVILDTLQQIESHLLLRHYDGLMKTGRLKGRSGM, from the coding sequence ATGAAAGCTCTAATACAGACACTAAAGAACATCTTTAAGATTGAAGATCTTAAGAAAAGGATTCTCTACACATTAGGAATATTGGTGATTTATAGGTTGGGAAGTTTCGTTGTAATACCTGGCGTTGACCCAAACATGCTGGCAAACCTACAAAATCAAGCCTCTGCAGGCTTGATGGGGTTGCTTAACATGTTCTCTGGGGGGGCCTTCGGTCATGCTTCGATCTTTGCATTAGGTATCATGCCGTACATTTCGGCATCGATCGTAGTGCAGCTGCTTGCCATCGCAGTACCTTATTTTCAGAGGCTACAACGCGAAGGTGAAAGCGGACGTCGGAAACTTAACCAAATTACTCGTTACTTAACCGTAGGCATCCTGCTAATTCAAGCACCTGCCTACCTCGCGAACCTTCACGCACAACTTCCTGTAGATGCGTTCGTTCTGACTGGAGCTTTCTTCACTATCCAAGCTACCATTACCCTCATCGCTGGTACGATGTTTGTGATGTGGCTAGGCGAGAAGATTACAGAAAAAGGTATCGGTAACGGTATCTCACTAATTATTATGATTGGTATTGTGGCCCGTCTTCCATTTTCATTCTGGTCGGAGATCGAATCTCGACTTGGAGCAAATGCAGTTGGTGGGCTCATCATGCTAGTTGTAGAGTTGGTGTTTTTATTTCTTGTATTCAGTGCTACCATTGCTCTTGTGCAAGCTACCCGCAAAGTACCAGTGCAATATGCGAAAAGAATCGTTGGTAATAAGCAGTATGGCGGTGTTCGTCAGTACATCCCATTGAAAATCAATGCTGCAGGTGTGATGCCGATCATCTTTGCTCAGGCCATCATGTTTATTCCGATGATGTTCACTCGCTTTAACTCTGATATTGCTAGCAGCATAGGAATGGCATTTTCGGATTATACCGGTTTCTGGTATAACTTCACTTTTGCCATCCTTGTTATAGCATTTACGTATTTCTATACAGCTATTACAGTTAACCCGCTGATGATGGCTGAAGATATGAAGAAGAACGGTGGTTTTATTCCAGGCGTGAAACCGGGTAAGAAAACCGTAGAGTATCTAGACACAATCATGTCGAGGATTACGCTACCCGGATCAATTTTCTTGGCGCTTATTGCAATCCTTCCATCGTTTGCAATGAAGCTTGGAATATCCAACCAGTTCGCACACTTCTTCGGAGGCACCTCACTGCTCATTTTAGTGGGGGTTATCCTTGACACTCTTCAGCAGATCGAAAGCCATCTACTTCTACGTCACTATGACGGTTTGATGAAAACCGGACGTTTGAAGGGACGATCTGGAATGTAA
- the rpsE gene encoding 30S ribosomal protein S5: MSANTNIRKVKSSEIELKDRLVSIQRVTKVTKGGRTFSFSAIVVVGNENGIVGYGLGKASEVTAAIAKGIEDAKKNLVKVPILNKTIPHEQIAKFGGSRVFMKPAASGTGVKAGGAMRAVLESVGVHDVLCKCKGSSNPHNLVKATVKALTEMRDAYSVAEVRGVSLKKVFNG, translated from the coding sequence ATGTCAGCAAATACTAACATTAGAAAAGTAAAGTCAAGCGAGATCGAACTAAAGGATCGCTTGGTGAGCATACAGCGCGTTACCAAAGTAACCAAAGGGGGACGTACCTTCAGCTTTTCAGCAATTGTTGTTGTTGGAAACGAAAACGGAATCGTTGGTTACGGACTAGGTAAAGCTAGCGAGGTAACCGCTGCTATCGCAAAGGGCATCGAAGATGCTAAGAAAAACCTTGTAAAGGTTCCAATCCTTAACAAAACTATTCCTCACGAGCAAATCGCTAAGTTTGGTGGTTCTCGCGTGTTCATGAAGCCTGCTGCTTCGGGTACCGGAGTAAAGGCGGGTGGTGCGATGCGTGCCGTACTTGAGAGCGTTGGCGTACATGACGTACTTTGCAAATGTAAAGGCTCGTCTAACCCACACAACCTTGTAAAGGCTACCGTAAAAGCGCTTACCGAAATGCGCGACGCTTACAGCGTGGCTGAGGTACGTGGCGTTTCACTAAAGAAAGTATTTAACGGTTAA
- the rplX gene encoding 50S ribosomal protein L24, whose translation MRKLHVKKGDLVSVIAGDDKGKQGRVLEVLVKENRAVVEGVNMVSKHTKPNAKNPQGGIIKQEASINLSNLMIVDPSTGKPTRIGRKRDENNKSVRYAKKSGEVIK comes from the coding sequence ATGCGCAAATTACACGTAAAAAAAGGGGACCTCGTTTCCGTTATCGCTGGTGACGATAAGGGCAAACAAGGCCGCGTGCTAGAAGTTCTTGTGAAAGAAAATCGTGCCGTGGTTGAGGGCGTTAACATGGTATCGAAGCATACCAAGCCAAACGCAAAGAACCCTCAAGGTGGTATCATTAAGCAGGAAGCCTCAATTAACCTTTCTAACTTAATGATCGTAGACCCTTCTACCGGAAAACCAACACGTATCGGTAGAAAACGCGATGAGAACAATAAATCAGTGCGTTATGCAAAAAAATCAGGGGAGGTAATTAAGTAA
- the map gene encoding type I methionyl aminopeptidase produces MIHLKTEEEIEIIRENNLLVSKTLAEVAKHIGPGVTTLVLDKIAEQFIRDNGAVPGFLGYHGYPNTLCISVNDTVVHGIPSKYELREGDIVSVDCGTNYKGFYGDSAYTFEVGEVRPEVKRLLEVTKEALLLGIEQAVEGNRVGDVSAAVQRHAEVNGFSVVREMVGHGLGKSMHEEPEVPNYGARGRGPKLQTGMVICIEPMINLGKKHIYMEKDGWTVKTTDRKASAHFELAVAIGKRKADILSTFKFIEEVLEEKRR; encoded by the coding sequence ATGATTCACTTAAAAACAGAAGAGGAAATCGAGATCATCAGGGAGAACAACCTGCTTGTATCGAAGACACTTGCTGAAGTGGCAAAACATATCGGACCAGGGGTAACCACCCTGGTCCTTGATAAAATTGCCGAGCAATTTATTCGAGACAATGGTGCTGTTCCTGGTTTTCTAGGTTATCATGGCTATCCAAACACCTTGTGTATATCGGTTAACGATACAGTTGTACACGGTATTCCTTCAAAATACGAACTTCGTGAGGGGGATATTGTGTCTGTTGATTGTGGTACCAACTACAAGGGTTTTTACGGCGATAGCGCCTATACCTTCGAGGTGGGAGAGGTTAGACCAGAGGTTAAACGACTTCTGGAGGTTACCAAAGAAGCCCTTCTTTTAGGGATAGAGCAGGCCGTAGAAGGCAACCGAGTAGGCGACGTATCGGCAGCAGTACAGCGACACGCTGAAGTTAACGGGTTCTCAGTAGTAAGGGAGATGGTTGGGCACGGACTCGGGAAATCTATGCACGAAGAGCCAGAAGTTCCAAACTATGGCGCTAGGGGTAGAGGTCCCAAGTTGCAAACCGGGATGGTAATTTGCATCGAACCAATGATCAACCTTGGCAAAAAGCACATCTACATGGAGAAAGACGGTTGGACCGTCAAAACTACAGATAGAAAGGCTTCCGCACACTTTGAGTTGGCAGTGGCAATAGGAAAGAGGAAAGCTGACATCCTTTCGACGTTTAAGTTTATTGAAGAAGTTTTAGAAGAAAAAAGAAGGTAA
- the rpsM gene encoding 30S ribosomal protein S13 has product MARIVGVDLPKNKRGVIGLTYIYGIGRSTAEQILDKAGISHEIKVKDWNDDQVGAIRSIIAEDEIKVEGELRSIVQLNIKRLMDIGCYRGIRHRLGLPLRGQSTKNNARTRKGKRKTVANKKKATK; this is encoded by the coding sequence ATGGCACGTATTGTTGGGGTAGACTTACCCAAAAACAAAAGAGGCGTTATTGGTCTTACATACATCTACGGTATTGGAAGAAGCACCGCCGAACAAATTTTAGATAAGGCAGGAATTAGCCACGAGATCAAAGTTAAAGATTGGAACGATGATCAAGTAGGGGCTATTCGTAGCATTATCGCAGAGGACGAAATCAAAGTTGAAGGAGAACTTCGATCAATAGTTCAGCTGAACATCAAGCGATTGATGGATATTGGTTGCTACAGGGGTATCAGACACCGTCTTGGCTTACCACTACGTGGACAAAGCACCAAGAACAACGCTCGTACTCGTAAGGGTAAGCGTAAAACTGTGGCTAACAAGAAAAAAGCAACTAAATAA
- the rpsK gene encoding 30S ribosomal protein S11 gives MAKKSTATVKKKVVKVEAVGQAHIHSSFNNIIVSLTNNNGQVISWSSAGKMGFRGSKKNTPYAAQTAASDCAKVAFDLGLRKVKAYVKGPGSGRESAIRTIHAAGIEVTEIVDVTPLPHNGCRPPKRRRV, from the coding sequence ATGGCAAAGAAAAGTACTGCTACCGTTAAAAAGAAAGTTGTTAAGGTTGAGGCTGTTGGTCAAGCACACATTCATTCTTCCTTCAACAACATTATTGTTTCGTTGACAAACAATAACGGACAAGTTATTAGCTGGTCGTCTGCCGGTAAGATGGGTTTCAGAGGATCAAAAAAGAACACTCCATATGCTGCTCAAACTGCGGCATCTGATTGCGCTAAAGTTGCTTTCGACCTAGGCTTACGCAAGGTAAAGGCATACGTAAAGGGTCCTGGATCAGGACGTGAGTCTGCTATTCGTACAATCCACGCAGCGGGTATTGAAGTAACCGAGATTGTTGACGTTACTCCACTTCCACACAACGGATGTCGTCCTCCTAAAAGAAGAAGGGTGTAA
- the rpmC gene encoding 50S ribosomal protein L29 produces MKANEIRELASKDILERIAAEKEQLVKMKLNHAVSPLDNPMLIKKTRKNVARMLTILRQSELNK; encoded by the coding sequence ATGAAAGCTAACGAAATCAGAGAATTAGCTAGCAAGGATATCCTAGAGCGCATCGCTGCGGAGAAGGAGCAGCTGGTTAAGATGAAACTTAACCATGCAGTATCTCCTCTTGATAACCCAATGCTTATTAAGAAGACGCGTAAAAATGTGGCACGAATGTTGACCATTCTTCGCCAATCAGAACTGAACAAGTAA
- the rplO gene encoding 50S ribosomal protein L15, with protein sequence MNLSQLKPAKGSTHSEKRIGRGQGSGHGGTSTRGHKGAKSRSGYSRKFGFEGGQMPLQRRLPKYGFKNINRVEYKAINIDMLQQLHEKKGYTVIDIQTLIDAGLASKNDLVKVLGRGELKAALEVHAHAFSKSAVAAIEAQQGKAVKL encoded by the coding sequence ATGAATTTAAGTCAATTAAAACCTGCTAAAGGTTCAACACATAGCGAGAAGAGAATCGGTCGCGGACAAGGCTCTGGTCACGGTGGTACATCTACACGTGGTCATAAAGGAGCTAAGTCTCGTTCTGGTTACTCTCGTAAGTTTGGATTTGAAGGGGGTCAGATGCCTTTGCAGCGTCGTTTGCCTAAGTATGGCTTTAAGAATATCAATCGTGTAGAGTACAAGGCTATCAACATTGATATGCTACAGCAGCTACATGAAAAGAAGGGCTATACCGTAATTGATATCCAAACTTTAATTGATGCTGGTTTAGCTTCTAAGAACGATCTAGTGAAAGTTCTTGGTCGCGGTGAACTAAAGGCAGCCCTTGAAGTACATGCACACGCATTCTCGAAATCAGCAGTTGCTGCGATCGAGGCACAACAAGGAAAAGCCGTAAAACTGTAA
- the rpsD gene encoding 30S ribosomal protein S4, whose amino-acid sequence MARYTGPRAKIARKFGEPIFGPDRAFEKKNYPPGQHGLARKRKKLSEYGVQLREKQKVKYTYGLLEKQFRNLFERAARMKGVKGENLLQLLESRLDNVVYRMGVAPTRAAARQLVSHRHITVNGNNVNIPSYILRPGDVVGVREKSKSLEVIVNSVGARRNKYSWLEWDPTSMTGKFMNRPERSEIPENIKEQLIVELYSK is encoded by the coding sequence ATGGCAAGATATACTGGACCACGCGCAAAAATTGCTCGTAAGTTTGGAGAGCCTATTTTCGGACCAGATAGGGCTTTTGAGAAAAAGAACTATCCTCCAGGACAACATGGATTGGCTCGTAAGAGAAAAAAATTATCAGAGTATGGTGTTCAGCTTCGTGAGAAGCAAAAGGTAAAATACACCTACGGATTGTTGGAAAAGCAATTCCGTAACTTGTTCGAAAGAGCTGCTCGTATGAAGGGTGTTAAGGGTGAAAACCTGCTTCAACTTCTTGAAAGCCGCTTGGACAACGTAGTTTACCGCATGGGCGTTGCGCCTACTCGCGCGGCTGCTCGTCAGCTGGTTAGTCACCGTCACATCACCGTGAATGGTAACAATGTTAACATTCCTTCCTACATCCTTCGTCCAGGTGACGTAGTTGGTGTACGTGAGAAGTCAAAGTCTCTGGAAGTTATTGTCAACTCTGTAGGAGCTCGTAGAAACAAATACTCTTGGTTGGAATGGGATCCAACTTCAATGACTGGAAAGTTCATGAACCGTCCTGAAAGAAGTGAGATTCCTGAGAACATTAAGGAACAACTCATTGTTGAACTTTACTCTAAGTAG
- the rpsN gene encoding 30S ribosomal protein S14, translating into MAKESMKAREVKRAKLVAKYAEKRAALKEAGDFAGLAKLPKNSNPVRLHNRCQLTGRPKGYMRDFGISRITFREMASNGLIPGVRKASW; encoded by the coding sequence ATGGCAAAGGAATCCATGAAGGCTCGTGAAGTAAAGCGTGCTAAGCTTGTAGCTAAGTATGCCGAAAAGCGTGCAGCATTGAAAGAGGCAGGCGATTTCGCTGGCCTAGCAAAGCTTCCTAAGAATTCTAATCCTGTTCGTTTGCATAACCGTTGCCAGCTTACAGGCCGTCCAAAGGGATATATGCGCGATTTCGGAATTAGCAGAATCACCTTCCGTGAGATGGCATCAAACGGGTTGATTCCAGGGGTAAGAAAAGCAAGTTGGTAA
- the rplF gene encoding 50S ribosomal protein L6: protein MSRIGKLPVNLPQGVTVTVSADNVVSVKGPLGELKQKVDPDIKVAIEGNEVLVTRPTNQPRHRSLHGLYRSLINNMVVGVSQGYTVQQELVGVGYKVEVKDNILEFSLGYSHDIFLQLPPEIKAEAKAEKKGNPILTLKSIDKQLIGGIAAKIRSLRKPEPYKGKGIKFVGEQLRRKAGKSANAK, encoded by the coding sequence ATGTCAAGAATAGGAAAATTACCTGTAAACTTACCACAAGGCGTTACCGTAACCGTTAGCGCTGACAACGTGGTTAGCGTAAAAGGCCCTCTTGGAGAACTTAAGCAAAAGGTTGATCCAGACATTAAGGTTGCCATAGAGGGGAATGAGGTTCTCGTAACCCGTCCTACTAACCAGCCACGTCACAGATCGCTCCACGGTCTTTACCGTTCGCTTATCAACAACATGGTTGTAGGTGTATCTCAAGGATACACCGTGCAACAAGAGTTGGTGGGTGTAGGTTATAAAGTTGAAGTAAAAGACAATATCCTTGAGTTCAGCCTTGGATATTCTCACGACATCTTCCTTCAGCTTCCTCCAGAAATAAAGGCCGAAGCAAAGGCAGAAAAGAAGGGTAACCCAATCCTTACCCTTAAGAGCATCGACAAGCAGCTCATTGGTGGTATTGCTGCCAAGATCAGATCGCTTCGTAAGCCAGAGCCTTACAAAGGTAAAGGTATTAAGTTCGTTGGCGAACAGCTTCGTAGAAAGGCTGGTAAGTCTGCTAATGCTAAATAA
- the rpmJ gene encoding 50S ribosomal protein L36 → MKVRASVKKRSEDCVIVKRKGRVYVICKKNPKFKMRQG, encoded by the coding sequence ATGAAAGTTAGAGCTTCAGTCAAGAAACGCAGCGAAGATTGCGTTATCGTGAAAAGGAAAGGTCGCGTTTACGTGATCTGCAAAAAGAACCCTAAGTTTAAAATGCGCCAAGGATAG
- the rpsQ gene encoding 30S ribosomal protein S17 produces the protein MERNLRKERTGVVVSNKMEKTIVVAVKRKVKHPIYGKFVNKTTKFVAHDETNTCSEGDTIKIMETRPLSKTKRWRLVEIIERVK, from the coding sequence ATGGAAAGAAATCTTAGAAAAGAGAGAACTGGGGTCGTTGTCAGCAACAAGATGGAAAAAACTATAGTTGTTGCTGTAAAACGTAAAGTTAAGCACCCTATATATGGTAAATTCGTCAATAAAACTACTAAATTTGTAGCCCACGACGAAACCAACACTTGCAGCGAAGGCGATACCATTAAAATTATGGAAACTCGTCCTTTGAGCAAGACCAAGCGCTGGAGACTTGTTGAAATTATCGAAAGAGTTAAATAA
- the rplE gene encoding 50S ribosomal protein L5 — translation MSYVPTLKKKYNEEIVPALVKEFGYKSVMQAPRLSKIVINQGLGQAVADKKIIEVAINELTAIAGQKAVATNSRKDIANFKLRKGMPIGVKVTLRNERMFEFLNRFISIAMPRVRDFNGIPEKFDGQGNYTLGVTEQIIFPEIDIDKISKILGMEITFVTTAKTDEEAYALLKEFGLPFKNAKKN, via the coding sequence ATGAGTTACGTACCTACACTCAAGAAAAAGTATAACGAGGAAATCGTTCCTGCACTAGTGAAGGAATTCGGTTACAAGAGCGTTATGCAAGCACCCCGGTTGTCTAAAATTGTGATCAACCAAGGGTTAGGACAGGCTGTTGCCGACAAGAAAATCATCGAAGTAGCTATCAACGAGCTAACTGCAATTGCAGGTCAAAAGGCGGTTGCTACCAACTCTCGTAAGGACATCGCTAACTTTAAGCTTCGTAAGGGTATGCCTATCGGGGTTAAGGTTACCTTGCGTAACGAGAGAATGTTTGAGTTCCTAAACAGGTTCATCAGCATTGCCATGCCACGTGTACGTGACTTCAACGGTATTCCAGAAAAGTTCGACGGCCAAGGTAACTACACTTTGGGTGTTACAGAGCAAATCATCTTCCCTGAAATTGATATCGACAAGATTTCAAAGATTTTGGGTATGGAGATCACCTTTGTAACTACTGCAAAGACTGACGAAGAGGCTTATGCGCTTCTAAAAGAGTTCGGATTACCATTTAAAAACGCTAAAAAGAACTAA
- the infA gene encoding translation initiation factor IF-1 gives MAKQAAIEKDGVIIEALSNAMFRVELDNGHVITAHISGKMRMHYIRILPGDKVRVEMSPYDLSKGRISFRYK, from the coding sequence ATGGCAAAGCAAGCTGCAATTGAAAAAGATGGTGTAATAATTGAAGCATTGTCAAACGCAATGTTTCGTGTCGAGTTGGATAACGGACACGTTATTACTGCTCACATTTCCGGTAAGATGAGAATGCACTACATTCGCATTCTGCCTGGAGATAAAGTGCGTGTTGAAATGTCTCCCTACGATCTGAGTAAGGGGAGAATATCTTTTAGGTACAAATAA
- the rplR gene encoding 50S ribosomal protein L18: MALSTLERRLRIKRRIRKRISGTAVRPRMSVFRSNKQIYAQLIDDLTGVTLVSASSLEKEIAEKTASITKVEVAKLVGKLAAERALAKGISEVVFDRNGYLYHGRVQNLADAAREGGLKF, from the coding sequence ATGGCTTTATCAACATTAGAAAGAAGATTACGCATTAAGCGACGTATCCGTAAAAGAATTAGCGGAACAGCAGTAAGACCACGTATGTCGGTTTTCAGAAGCAATAAGCAGATCTACGCTCAGCTTATCGATGATCTAACAGGAGTTACTTTGGTTTCAGCTTCTTCGTTGGAAAAAGAAATCGCAGAAAAAACTGCTTCAATCACTAAGGTTGAAGTAGCGAAGCTTGTTGGAAAACTAGCCGCTGAAAGAGCTCTTGCAAAAGGGATCAGCGAAGTGGTATTCGACAGAAACGGTTATCTTTACCACGGACGAGTTCAAAATTTAGCCGATGCCGCCCGCGAAGGTGGTCTTAAATTCTAA
- the rpsH gene encoding 30S ribosomal protein S8 yields MTDPIADFLTRIRNAVKANHKVVEIPGSKIKEAITKILHEQGYILSYKFVQDGFRSTIKIALKYHPETRISAIKGLKRVSRPGLRQYAGVESMPRVLNGLGVAIVSTSHGVMTDKEARAQKVGGEVICYVY; encoded by the coding sequence ATGACTGATCCAATAGCAGATTTCCTAACAAGAATCCGCAACGCCGTGAAGGCGAACCATAAAGTAGTTGAGATTCCAGGCTCTAAAATAAAGGAAGCGATCACCAAGATCCTTCACGAGCAAGGTTACATTCTAAGCTACAAATTTGTACAGGATGGTTTTAGAAGCACCATCAAAATCGCTCTTAAGTACCATCCAGAAACTCGTATTTCGGCTATTAAGGGCCTTAAAAGAGTTTCTCGCCCAGGTCTTCGTCAGTATGCTGGTGTTGAAAGCATGCCACGCGTATTAAACGGCCTAGGTGTAGCAATCGTATCAACCTCTCATGGTGTAATGACCGATAAGGAGGCTAGAGCACAAAAAGTGGGTGGCGAAGTAATTTGCTACGTTTACTAA
- the rplN gene encoding 50S ribosomal protein L14, giving the protein MIQQESRLSVADNSGAKEVLCIRVLGGTGKRYASIGDKIVVTVKSAMPSGDIKKGTVSKAIVVRTKKEIRRQDGSYIRFDDNAVVLLNNQGEMRGTRIFGPVARELRDINMKIVSLAPEVL; this is encoded by the coding sequence ATGATTCAGCAGGAAAGTAGATTATCAGTAGCTGATAACAGCGGAGCAAAGGAAGTCCTTTGCATCCGCGTCCTTGGCGGTACTGGAAAGCGATATGCCAGCATTGGCGATAAGATCGTTGTTACCGTTAAGAGTGCTATGCCCTCTGGCGACATCAAGAAGGGTACCGTATCTAAGGCAATCGTTGTAAGAACGAAGAAGGAAATTCGCCGTCAGGATGGATCTTACATCCGTTTCGACGATAACGCCGTTGTTCTTCTTAACAACCAAGGCGAAATGCGTGGAACCCGTATCTTCGGGCCAGTTGCTAGAGAGCTGCGCGATATCAATATGAAGATCGTTTCGCTTGCTCCAGAAGTGTTATAA